The Halorubrum salinarum genome segment CGACGCCCTCGTTGGCGTCGGCGACGAACGCCCGCAGGTCGGCGAGCGTCTCCGGGGTCGGCTTGCTCCCGCGGCCGGGGAAATGGCCGTCGACGTTGCCGTTGAGCGTGACCACGTCGGCGCCCAGTTCGCGGAGGACGGCCGGCGTCGCGGGCGCGCTCATCCCGTTCCCGCAGTCGACCGCGACGCGGAGCCCGTCGAGGGGCGCGCCGAACCCCGCGGCGTACTCGCGCACGGCGTCGAGGTAGCCCCCGAGCGGGTCGGTCCGGATCGCCTCGGTCCAGTCGTCCCACGGGGCGACCGCCTCCTCGTCGGCGACCCGCGCCTCGACGGCGCGCTCCGCGTCGCGGTCGAACTCGACGCCGTCGCGGAAGAGCTTGATCCCGTTGTCGGTCGGCGGGTTGTGCGACGCCGTGAGCATCACGCCGTAGCGACCGCGCGAGGCGTACGCGAGCGCCGGCGTCGGCAGTCGCCCGGCGCGGCGCACGTCGACGCCGCCCGCCGACAGCCCGGCCTCCATCGCCGCGGCGAGCGCCGGGCCGGTCACCCGCCCGTCGCGGGCGAGCACGACCGTCGACTCGGGGGTCGACCCCGCGGGCGACTCCTCGGCTCGGCTGCGTATCTCGGCGGCCACGGCTCGCCCCACGGCGAGCGCGAGCGCCGGCGTGACACGGTCCTCGACGCCGCCGCGTATCCCGGCGGTTCCGAACAGGTCCATGTCGACCATGTCGGCGCCCGGGAGTTAGTAGGCGTCGGTTGCGGCCGCGAGGTCGACCCGCTGTGAGTCGACCCGCCGGCGGGCCGTTTAACACGACGGCGGGCGCACCACCGACCGATGACCGACCGCGTTCGCGCGCACGTCTTCGTCTCGGGCAGGGTTCAGGGCGTCTACTACCGGGCGACCACCCGCGACACGGCCCGCGAGAAGGGCGTCGACGGCTGGGTCCGGAACCTGGAGGACGGCCGAGTCGAGGCCGTCTTCGAGGGGCCGGAGGGCGACGTCCGCGACATGGTCGCGTGGTGCGAGACGGGGAGCCGAGCCGCCGAGGTCGACGACGTGGACGCCGAGTACGGCGAGCCGGAGGGGATCGAGGGGTTCGAGGTCAGGTGGTGACGCGGTCCGGTCAGTCGTCGTCCGCGGCCGCCGCGGCGCCGGCGGCGTCGGCGCCGGACCGCTCGCGCACGCCCAGTTCCTCCAGCGCGCGCAACACGACGACGGCCTCGACCACGTCGCGCTCCTCGGTGTAGGGGTCGTCGACCGCGTCGAGGGTCGCCTCGGCCTCGCGCGACAGGCGCGCCTCCAGTTCGGTCTGGTCCGTCTCCGCCTTCGTCGCCGACAGCAGCGCCTCGTGGTCCTCGCGGAGGTCGAGCGAGACGTGCGCGGCGTTACACCGCGAGAGCGGGTGCGTGTCCATCTCGATCGCGAGGTCGCTCACGAGGTCCCAGTCGTCGGCGCAGAAGCGGAGCGTCACCGTGCCGACCACGTCGCGCCAGGCTATCGGCTCCCCGTTCTCCATGAGGCGGAGCGCCCGCGGCGGCACCGCGATCCGGGTGTGCGTGTCGTCCCGGCCGCACAGGCAACAGGGGGTGTTCTTCAGTCCGGCGTACACGCCGATCCGTACGCGCCGCAGAAGGGTGTGCGTTTCGCCGTCCGGTACGCTCGGACGCCTCGATGACTCGGCGTCTCGACTACGCCTCACACTCGGCGAGCCACTCGTGGGCCCACGAATCGATCTCCTCGAAGACGGGCGCGAGCGACTCGCCCTTGTCGGTCAGGCTGTAGTACGTCGCCACGGGCGAGTCCTCCTCTAACCGCCGGTCGACGAAGCCGGTCTCCTGGAGGTCGTCGAGCACGCGCGAGAGGGTCCGCGCGTTCGCGTCGGTCTCGCGCTTGAGTTCGTTGAACCGCGCCTCGCCGTTCAACAGTTCGTGGAGGACGACGAGCCGCCACTGCGATCCGATCTGCTCGATCGAGTCGATGACGGGGCACGGGGTCTCGGGCGCCGTCGCCTCGGTCGCCGCCGCCTCGGTCGCCGCGTCAGCGCTCGATTCCGTCGTCTCAGCCGTCTCAGCCGACTCCGCCGCAGAGAGATCCTGTGATGACATCGGTGTTACCTACTAACCCAATTGTCCGGGAAGCGATAAATAGGTTACGTCCGTATAGCAGGTTACACGATGTTAGCTGAATTCGCGACGACACCGCTTCAGTTCGACGCCCCGTTCTCGGGCGAACTCTTCCTGCTCGGCCGGATCCTGTTCGGCGCGACGCTCGCATTCATGGGACTCAACCACTTCATGGACCTCGAAACGATGGCCGGCTACGCCGAGTTCAAGGGCCTCCCGGCGCCGAAGTTCTCCGTCATCGCCTCCGGCGCCGTCCTCGTGCTCGGCGGCGTGGCCGTGGTCGCCGGCGCGTTCCCGGTCGTCGCGGCCGGCGCGCTCGCCTTCTTCCTCCTCGTCTCCGCCGTGACGATGCACGACTTCTGGTCGATGGACGACCCCGAGGAGAAGCAGAACGAGATGACGAGCTTCCTGAAGAACGTCTACGGCGCCGGCGCGGCGCTCGCGCTGCTCGCCGTCGGCGGCACCGCGTGGCCGTACGCGGTCGGCGTCGGCCTGTTCTGAGCCGCCGGCGGACCTGACTTCGACGACGCATCGACTCGCGACCACCGCGCACACGATGTTACCACCGCACACGCGCAGCGCGGTCGACGAAAACACCTTTTCGAAACGCCGTCCGGCGACCAGTCGAGTCGCCGAGCCGGCCGGCGCCGCCGTCGCCAGTACGACTAACTGTGCTCCCGACAACTGTTCGCACAGACCATGACCGACGCGCCGCCGACGACGGGACTCCACCACGTCACGAACATCTGTACCGACATCGAGGAGACCACCGCGTTCTACGAGGACGTCCTCGGGTGGCACACGGTGAAGCGGACCCAGAACTACGACGACCCCGGGACGCCGCACTACTACTACTCGCCGACGCCCGAGGGGGAGCCGGGGACCAACGTCACCTACTTCGAGTACCCCGACTCGCAGGGGGCGCCCGGCCCGGGCGCGAGCCACCACTTCGCGTTCGGGGTCGAGGACGAGGAGGCGCTCCGCGAGTGGCAGGACCACCTCGAAGCGCACGGCGTCGAGGTCTCCGAGGTGAAAGACCGGACCTACTTCAAGAGCATCTACTTCACCGACCCCGACGGGCTCGTCTTCGAGCTGGCGACGCAGGGGCCGGGCTTCACCCGCGACGAGGACGACCCCGGCAGCGAGGTCATCGACCCGTTCGAGAAGGGGTACGAGAACTGAGACGCCCGGTCGCCGCCCGGCTCACTCGCCTTCCACCAACGCCGCGAACCGGTCAAGCGCGCGCCGGCAGACGGGCACGTACGGCGCCGCGACCAGCGGGACCTCGATCACCGCCCGACACCGGTCCGGGTCCCCGGAGTACCGCTCGACCCGGTGGCCCGTGGCGGGTATCCCGGCGACCTCCCAGTCCCACCGGAGACGCGTCGCTGACGACACCCTGAACGGAACCCACGCGCCCGCAACTCGAACCCGGCCGGTCGTCCCGGTCTCGACGTACCGGTCCGAACTCTCGACGCCGCTAACGGACGGGCTCCACTCGGGCCAGCGCCGCGTGTCGCGGAGCGCCGTCGCCGTGGCCACCGGCGGCGCGGCGACGTCGCGACCGACCGCGAGCGTCGCGCCCTCCCGGACCACCGACCCGCCGTCGCCGCGGTCAACGTTCCCGGACGCGTCGCGATTTCCGAACACGTCGATTCCTCCGCGGTCCGTCCCCCTCATCGCTGCGGCCGCCCGAAAGAATCGAAACGTTCGGTCGCTTCTACGCCGTTGAAACGACTATTTTCCGAGGTACGTCCAGAGATCCGACCGCCGATCTCGCTCGAATATTAATACCTAATATGGTATCAGGACTCATTATCTCTTTCCACGAAGGGTTAATACGGGGTTCCGGGCTATCGCAGGTCAATATGGCAAGCGATCGCGACACCATGAAAGACGTCTCGCACACAGCACCGAACGACACGTCCGCCGACGGCGTCTGGGAGCGAGGACGAGGACCCGTCGAGGAAGAGGAAGAAGAGGAGTAACGCCGACCGCCGTTTCTCGCCGGACGCACCGGCGTCGATCAGCTCTCGACCGAAGAGCCACGCGGCCGTCGCTTCCCCGTTTTCGTCGCCTTTGTCGCCACCCCGTATTCGACGCCACCGTCGCCTCCCCGCGTTCGCCGCACCGGTCGCGTCGGCCGGCTCCCGTCGACACCCTCTTTGACCTGCTGACTCCACACGAGGCATGGTCGGAGCCGCACTCGGCGTGATCGGTGTCGCAGCGGTGATCGTGTTGCTGGGACTGAGCGCCTTCTTCTCCAGTTCCGAGACCGCCATCTTCTCGCTGCCGACCGAGTGGTTCGACCGGCAGGCGACCACGGGCGACCCGCGAGGGGCCGTCCTGAAGGAGCTTCACGACGACCCCCACCGGCTCCTCGTGACGCTCCTCGTCGGGAACAACGTCGTCAACATCGCCATTTCGAGCATCGTGACCGTCCTGGTCGCGAGCCACCTCTCGTCGGGGGCGACGGTAGTGGTGACGACGCTGTGTACGAGCTTCCTCGTCCTCGTCTTCGGCGAGATCGTCCCGAAGGCCTTCGGGCTCGGCAACGCGGAGTCGTGGTCGCTGCGCATCGCGTCGCCGGTCCGGCTCGTCGAGCGCGTCCTCTCGCCGCTCATCACGCTGTTCGACGGGATCACCCGCCGGATGAACGCGTACATCAGCGGCGACGCGAACATCGAGAAGCCGTACACGGACTGACGCGCCGACGGCCGACGTTCGGCGGTCGATCCCGGCGTCCCCGGGATCTCCCGGAATCCCGACCGGTGCGACCCGAGGGGTTATCCGTCCCTCGCGTGACCGCGACGTATGACCGATCCGCAGCCGGAACGGGAGCCGGAGCCGTTCCGGTACGACGCCGTCGTCGACCCGGGCGAGAAGCGACACGTCCGCTACGAGGTCGGCGAGACTTACCTCGGCGACCCGATCGAGATGCCGGTGACGATCGTCAACGGCGAGGCCGGCGGGCCGGCGCTGTTCCTTTCCGCCGGGATCCACGGCGACGAGTTCAACGGCGTGAAGGTGGTCCAGGAGGTCGCCGACCGGTACGGCCCCGCCGACGTCCACGGGACGCTGGTCTGTCTCCACGTCTGTAACGTGCCCGCTTACGAGGCACAGCGGCGCGACACGCCGATCTACGACCAGGACATGAACCGCTCGTTCCCGGGCAAGGAGCGGTCGAACACCACCGAGCGGATGGCCAACAGGATCTACCGGCGGTTCGTCGCGGAGTGCGACCTCGGGCTCGACTTCCACACCTCGACCCGCAACCGAACCACGATCTACCACGCCCGCGCCGACCTCGACGACCCCGGCGTCCGGCGGCTCGCCCGGGCGTTCGCGACGAACGTCGTGCTGTACGGGACCGGCGACGAGGGGTCGCTCCGATCGACGGCGACCGCGGACGGGATCCCGACGGTGACCGTCGAGATGGGGCGCGCCCACCGCTTCCAGCCGGTGCTCATCGAGAAGGCCTTAGAGGGCGTCGAGAGCGTCCTCGCGGAGTACGGGATGACGCCCGGCGAGCCGGTCCACTGGCCGGGGTGGCATCTGTCGACCGCCGCCGACAGCACGAAGCGCTGGCTCCGCGCCGACAGCGGCGGGCTCGTGGAGATGGAGTGGGGCCCGTACCCGCTCGTCTACGAGGGGGAGACGATCTGCACGATCACGAACCACTTCAAGACGGAGGAGCGCGCGGTGGAGGCGCCCTTCGACGGCCTGATCCTCGGATCGCTGGAGAACCCGGTCGCCGCCCCCGGCCACCCGCTCTGTCACATCGTCCGGCTCGACGCGGAGACGCGCCGGGAGATCGAACGCGAGATCGACCAGGGCGAGTTCGACGGCTACCGCGCCCACGGCGACGCGTGGAGCGACGACTGACAGGCGAGAAGAGGGGTCGTCGCAGACCCCACCGCGGCGCCGTCGCCTCCCTCCCGGACCGTTCTCGCGGTTGATACCCGCGGGCGTGGGTTTAACCCGGCCGACGGCGGAGCCGTGCGCATGATCGAGGTGTCGGGCCTGCGGAAGACCTACGGCGACTTCGCGGCCGTCGTGGACAGCGACTTCGCCGTCGACGACGGCGAGGTGTTCGGGATCGTCGGCCCGAACGGGGCCGGCAAGACGACGACGCTCAAGGTGATCGCCGGCCTCGTCGAGCCGACGGCGGGCGAGGTCACCGTCGCCGGGTTCGACGCCGCGGACCCCGAGATGCGCCGGCACCTCGGGTTCCTGCCCGAGGAGTCGCCGCTGTACGAGGAGATGACCGCGCTGTCGTACCTCCGCTTCTTCGCCGACCTTTACGACGTGCCCCGCGAGGTGGCCGACGAGCGGATCGGTGCCGCGCTCGACCGCCTCGAACTCGACCACCGCGAGCGCCGCCTCGGCGATGTCTCGAAGGGGATGAAACGGAAGGTCGCCATCGCGCGCTCGCTGGTCAACGACCCGGACGTGCTGGTGTACGACGAGCCGGCCTCCGGGCTCGACCCCGTGACGACGAACTCGGTGCTGGCGTTCACCCGCGAGCTCCGCGAGACGGGCAAGACGGTCGTCTTCTCGGCGCACAACCTCTACCACGTCGAGTCGGTCTGCGACCGCGTCGTCGTGATGAACGAGGGGCGGATCGTTGCCCGGGGCAGCGTCGACGGGATCCGCGAGCGACACGGCGAGACGACCTACCGCGTCTTCAGCGACGCGGAGCCGGCCGCGACGCCCGCGCTCGACGACCTCGACGCGGCGACCGAGGAGGTCGGGGACCGGTACCGGACGGCGGTCCCGAGCATGGACGCCGTCGCGGCCGTCCGCGAGGCCGTCGCCGACGCCGGCGGCGAGGTCGTCGACATCCGGAGCCGCGAGCCGAGCCTGGAGGACGTGTTCCTCGACATCGTCGGCCGGCCGATGCCCGGCCGGTACACCGGGGACGGCGGGGCGGACGGACGGAGCGACGGCGAAGACGGCAACTCGGACAAGGGAACCGACAGCGACCGCGACTCCGACGGGCCGAGCGACGGCGACGCGAACGGGTCGGAGGGCGGTGAGGAGACGACCGCCGCGACGGCGACGGAGGCGACCGAGTGACCGACCGGCTGCGCGGCGTCGGCCGACGGCTCGCGGTCGCCGGCCGCCGCGTCCTCCGGGTGGCCAAGTGGGAGTCCGCCCGCGCGTCGGGCGGCGTGGACCGTCGGACGCTCGCGGCCGGGATCGCCCTGCTCCTCGTCGCCGGCGGCGTCGTGGGGGTCGGCGTGGCCACCGGCGTCGCCGGCCTCGACGTCGACCAGAACGTGTACCGCGTCGGGGTCGACGCCGAGTCGCCGTACGCGGACGCGATCGAGGAGGCGCCGTCGCTGCGCCCGGTACCGGCCGGGATCGCGTCGCTCGGCGACTCCGCCGACGCGGTCGTGGTGACGGTGGTGCGACCCGGGGCCGGCGACGACGGATCGATCGACGGCGCGGACGTCGAGGAGGTGGTCGTCCGCGCGAGCGACACGCGGAAGGGAGAGGCGGCGGCCGCGTCGGTCCGGGAGGCCGTCGAGTCGCACAACGAGCGGCTGATGCGCGCCGAGCCGAACCGGACGGCCGCCTTCCCGGTCGTCGTCACGCTCCGGTACGTCGGCCGGACCACCGGCTTCGACGACGGCGCGACCCTCGGCGGGAGCGACGGCGGGGACGACGGCAGCGCAGGCGACGGTGGCGGCGGGTCGGGCGGCGGATCAGACGGCGGTGGCGGATCGAACGGCTCTGACGGCGGCGACGACTCGGGCGAAGCGGGCTCCGTCACGAACGGAGGCGCGTCCGGCGACGACGGCGGCTTCGCGGTGCCCTCCATCGGCGGCGCGGCCTTCGGCGCCGACACGGTCGGCTCGCCCGGGTCGATCACGCCGCCGTTCCCGTTCACCTCCCTGCTCTTGGCGTTCGTCTTCCTCGTGCCGATGAACTTCCTGATCCAGGCGTACGGCTCCTCGATCCTCGACGAGCGGACGAACCGGCGGGGGGAGCCGCTGCTCGTCACGCCGCTGTCGCCGGCCGAGATCGTCGCCGGCAAGACGCTGCCGTACGCCGCCGCGGCCGCGGTCGTCACGACCCTCATCGCGCTCGCGGTCGGCGGCGGCGCGCTCTCGGTGGTCGCCGTCGCGCCGGTCGCGGCGACGTTCCTCGGGGCCACCTTCGTCGGCGCGATGTTCGCGCGCTCGTTCAAGGAGCTCACCTTCGTCACCGTGGGGGTGAGCGTCCTCCTGACCACCTACGCGTTCGTCCCGGCCATCTTCACGAACGTGACGCCCGTCGCGCTCGTCTCGCCGCTGACGCTCGTCGTCTTCGACCTCCAGGGCGAGACCGTCTCGGCGGGCGAGGTGCTGTTCTCGACCGCGCCGATGGCGGTCGGCGCCGCCCTCCTCTTCGGCCTCGGCCTCGGCGTCTACCGCGAGGAGGACATGTTCTCGCAGAAGCCGGTGACGCGGAAGTTCCTCGACGCGCTCGCGGTCCGGCTCGCCCCCGTGCCGTCCGGAGGCGACCTCCTCGGGCGCAGTCGCCTCCGCGCGCTCGGGCGCGTCGCGTTCCTCACCGCCTGTACGATCCCGTTCGTGTTCGTCGCGGAGCTGCTTGCCGTCGCGGTGCTGTTCGCGCTGCCGGTCACCGTGTCGATCCCGGTGCTGCTCGTGACCATCGCGTTCATCGAGGAGGTCGCGAAGAGCGTCGGCCTCTACGCCGGCTTCGAGCGCGGCGTCTTCGCCCGGACCGCCGAAACCGACGGGGACGGGACCCTCGGCGTCGCGCTCGCGGTCGGCGCCGCCTCGGGGACCGGGTTCTTCCTCGCGGAGAAGGCCACCGCGGTCGTCCAGGCCGTCGGGCTCACCGACCTCTTCCTCGGCCGCGCCGCCTTCGCGGACGTGGCCGGGCTCTCCGGGCTGCCGCCGCTCGCGCTGGCGGCGCTGTTCTTCGCGCCGCTCGTCCTCCACGTCGCGACGACGAGCGCCGCGAGCCTCGGCGCGAGCCGCGGGCGGACCGCCTACGCGCTGGCGCTGACGCTGGCGACGCTCGGCCACGCCGCGTACAACGTCGGGGTGGTGAGCCTTGGATAGCCGCCTGACGATCGCCGGGCGGGAGATCGCCGGGCTGCGCGCCGAGAAGACGATCCTGCTGGCGATCGGGATCCAACTTTTCATCGCGATGTTCTCGTCGTTCCTCGTCGTCGGACTCGTCTCGATGTACGACCCGGGCTCGCTCGACGGGGCGCAGATCGAAGTCGCGGCCGCCGGCGACGCGGTCGACGACTTAGAGCGCGCCGCGAGCGAGGTGCCGGGCGCCACGGTCACGCCGTACGAGGACGCGAGCGCCGCCCGGAGCGCCTTCGAGCGGAACGCGGCCGACGCGGTGGTGGTCGCGACCCGCACGGAGGACGGGCGGGTGTCGACCGCCGTCACCGCCCCCGATTCCACCGTGGAGACGACGGTGATCGTGGTGCAGCTGCGCGAGCTGTTGCGGACCTACGAGCTGAACGAGCGCGACGAGCGCGCTCGGTACTTAGCGGAGTCCCCGCTCCCCCTGCCCGACCGGAGCGACACGAGCCCGTACTTCACGTTCACCTACACGGTGTTGATCCCCCTCCTCGTCTTCCTCCCGGTGTTCATCTCGGGGTCGCTCGTGGTCGACTCGATCACGGAGGAGCTGGACCGGGGGACGATGGAGCTGCTCCGGGTCGCGCCCGTCACGCTCGCGGAGATCGTCGACGGGAAGGCGCTCGCGGCGATCGGGATCGCGCCCGGACAGGCGCTGATCTGGCTCCTGCTGCTGGAGGCGAACGGCACGTCGGTCGCGAACGTCGGCCCAATCTTGGCGCTGATGACCGCGCTCACGACGCTCGTCGTCTCCGTCGCGGTCGGCATCGCGGCGGTCGCGCCCGACCGGCGGGCGGCCCAGCTGCTCTACTCGGTCGCCGTCCTCGTGCTGTTCGGCGGCGCGACGGCGATGGCCGGCGGCCCCGCGAACGCGGTGGCGCGGCTCGCCATCGACAGCGCGGGCGCGGCGACGGGCGTCCTCGTGATCGCGTATGCCGCCATCGCCGCGGCCGCGTACCTCGGCGTCCGCCGCGTCGTCGCGGTCGAAGGATTCGCTCGCTGAGGAGGTCGGCCGCCCGTGGGTCGGGTCGCTGAGGGCTCGCCCCGCGCCTACCGACCGAACCCGTCACCGAGCCCCTTCGCGGTCGGGAGCCGCCAGCCACGGGCGACGGCGACGAGCCGGAGCCCGACCGTCACCGCCGCGCAGGCCGCGGCCGCGACCCCCGAGGGGCCGCCGAGGACGCCGACCAGCCAGTACGCGAGCCCGCCGAACACGGCGCAGCTCGCGTAGAAGTCCTCGAAGAGGATGAACGGGGACCGGTCGAGGAGGATGTCGGCGAGCGCGCCCCCACCGACGGCGTTGATCGTGGCGACGGCGACGACGCCGAACGCGGACACGCCGGCGTCCGTCGCGACGATGGCGCCGGTCGTGGCGAAGGCGGCGAGGCCGACCGCGTCGGCGACGACCGTCACCGGGTGCTCGTCCGGGCTGGCGAGCCACGCGCTCAGGCCGACCGCGAGCGCGACGCCGAGCAGTCCGAGGAGTATCTCGACCGGCGAGCGCAGCGCCAGCGGGACGCGCGAGACGAGGAGGTCGCGGGTGACGCCGCCGGCGAACGCCATCGCGAGCCCCACCACCGCGACGCCGAACAGGTCGAACTCCTCGCGGACCGCCTTGCTCGCCCCGACGAGGGCGAACGCGACGAGCCCGACCGTGTTCATGACCGCGAACGGGTCGCCGAAGAGGGCCGCGAGGACGCCGCCGGTCATCCGCCGAACGCCCCGAGGCTGGACTGGAGCTCGCGCTCCGGCACCGCGTCGGTCAGCTCGTAGCCCACGAGGTCGCGCGCGTCGACCGCGTACGTCGAGCCGCCGCGGTCGAGCACCAGCACGCGCCCCTTCCAGCCGCGGACGGTCCCCGCGGCCATCGTCTCGGCGACGGGGCGCTCGTCGAGGTCGAGCCCGTAGTCGAACGCGAACCGCTCGATCGGGTCGAACCGGTCGAGGAGCGCCTCCCAGGCGGCCTCGTCGACCGCCCGCCCGAATCCGTCGAGCTTCGTCGGGACGCGGACCCGGTCGACGAGGTCGTCGCCCGCGGCCAGTTCCGCCTCCACCTCGCGGGCGATCCGCCCGTTCGGGAAGGTGCGGACGTGGGCCGCGCGGTCGGCACCCTGCTCGCGGAGCCGCGTTCCCAGCCGCCACTTCCGGGTGACGCCGACCTTGAGCACGTCGGGTG includes the following:
- a CDS encoding acylphosphatase translates to MTDRVRAHVFVSGRVQGVYYRATTRDTAREKGVDGWVRNLEDGRVEAVFEGPEGDVRDMVAWCETGSRAAEVDDVDAEYGEPEGIEGFEVRW
- a CDS encoding winged helix-turn-helix transcriptional regulator, with translation MSSQDLSAAESAETAETTESSADAATEAAATEATAPETPCPVIDSIEQIGSQWRLVVLHELLNGEARFNELKRETDANARTLSRVLDDLQETGFVDRRLEEDSPVATYYSLTDKGESLAPVFEEIDSWAHEWLAECEA
- a CDS encoding DoxX family protein, producing MLAEFATTPLQFDAPFSGELFLLGRILFGATLAFMGLNHFMDLETMAGYAEFKGLPAPKFSVIASGAVLVLGGVAVVAGAFPVVAAGALAFFLLVSAVTMHDFWSMDDPEEKQNEMTSFLKNVYGAGAALALLAVGGTAWPYAVGVGLF
- a CDS encoding VOC family protein — encoded protein: MTDAPPTTGLHHVTNICTDIEETTAFYEDVLGWHTVKRTQNYDDPGTPHYYYSPTPEGEPGTNVTYFEYPDSQGAPGPGASHHFAFGVEDEEALREWQDHLEAHGVEVSEVKDRTYFKSIYFTDPDGLVFELATQGPGFTRDEDDPGSEVIDPFEKGYEN
- a CDS encoding SRPBCC family protein, which encodes MFGNRDASGNVDRGDGGSVVREGATLAVGRDVAAPPVATATALRDTRRWPEWSPSVSGVESSDRYVETGTTGRVRVAGAWVPFRVSSATRLRWDWEVAGIPATGHRVERYSGDPDRCRAVIEVPLVAAPYVPVCRRALDRFAALVEGE
- a CDS encoding CNNM domain-containing protein, translating into MVGAALGVIGVAAVIVLLGLSAFFSSSETAIFSLPTEWFDRQATTGDPRGAVLKELHDDPHRLLVTLLVGNNVVNIAISSIVTVLVASHLSSGATVVVTTLCTSFLVLVFGEIVPKAFGLGNAESWSLRIASPVRLVERVLSPLITLFDGITRRMNAYISGDANIEKPYTD
- a CDS encoding succinylglutamate desuccinylase/aspartoacylase family protein codes for the protein MTDPQPEREPEPFRYDAVVDPGEKRHVRYEVGETYLGDPIEMPVTIVNGEAGGPALFLSAGIHGDEFNGVKVVQEVADRYGPADVHGTLVCLHVCNVPAYEAQRRDTPIYDQDMNRSFPGKERSNTTERMANRIYRRFVAECDLGLDFHTSTRNRTTIYHARADLDDPGVRRLARAFATNVVLYGTGDEGSLRSTATADGIPTVTVEMGRAHRFQPVLIEKALEGVESVLAEYGMTPGEPVHWPGWHLSTAADSTKRWLRADSGGLVEMEWGPYPLVYEGETICTITNHFKTEERAVEAPFDGLILGSLENPVAAPGHPLCHIVRLDAETRREIEREIDQGEFDGYRAHGDAWSDD
- a CDS encoding ABC transporter ATP-binding protein, which produces MIEVSGLRKTYGDFAAVVDSDFAVDDGEVFGIVGPNGAGKTTTLKVIAGLVEPTAGEVTVAGFDAADPEMRRHLGFLPEESPLYEEMTALSYLRFFADLYDVPREVADERIGAALDRLELDHRERRLGDVSKGMKRKVAIARSLVNDPDVLVYDEPASGLDPVTTNSVLAFTRELRETGKTVVFSAHNLYHVESVCDRVVVMNEGRIVARGSVDGIRERHGETTYRVFSDAEPAATPALDDLDAATEEVGDRYRTAVPSMDAVAAVREAVADAGGEVVDIRSREPSLEDVFLDIVGRPMPGRYTGDGGADGRSDGEDGNSDKGTDSDRDSDGPSDGDANGSEGGEETTAATATEATE
- a CDS encoding ABC transporter permease is translated as MTDRLRGVGRRLAVAGRRVLRVAKWESARASGGVDRRTLAAGIALLLVAGGVVGVGVATGVAGLDVDQNVYRVGVDAESPYADAIEEAPSLRPVPAGIASLGDSADAVVVTVVRPGAGDDGSIDGADVEEVVVRASDTRKGEAAAASVREAVESHNERLMRAEPNRTAAFPVVVTLRYVGRTTGFDDGATLGGSDGGDDGSAGDGGGGSGGGSDGGGGSNGSDGGDDSGEAGSVTNGGASGDDGGFAVPSIGGAAFGADTVGSPGSITPPFPFTSLLLAFVFLVPMNFLIQAYGSSILDERTNRRGEPLLVTPLSPAEIVAGKTLPYAAAAAVVTTLIALAVGGGALSVVAVAPVAATFLGATFVGAMFARSFKELTFVTVGVSVLLTTYAFVPAIFTNVTPVALVSPLTLVVFDLQGETVSAGEVLFSTAPMAVGAALLFGLGLGVYREEDMFSQKPVTRKFLDALAVRLAPVPSGGDLLGRSRLRALGRVAFLTACTIPFVFVAELLAVAVLFALPVTVSIPVLLVTIAFIEEVAKSVGLYAGFERGVFARTAETDGDGTLGVALAVGAASGTGFFLAEKATAVVQAVGLTDLFLGRAAFADVAGLSGLPPLALAALFFAPLVLHVATTSAASLGASRGRTAYALALTLATLGHAAYNVGVVSLG
- a CDS encoding ABC transporter permease, which produces MDSRLTIAGREIAGLRAEKTILLAIGIQLFIAMFSSFLVVGLVSMYDPGSLDGAQIEVAAAGDAVDDLERAASEVPGATVTPYEDASAARSAFERNAADAVVVATRTEDGRVSTAVTAPDSTVETTVIVVQLRELLRTYELNERDERARYLAESPLPLPDRSDTSPYFTFTYTVLIPLLVFLPVFISGSLVVDSITEELDRGTMELLRVAPVTLAEIVDGKALAAIGIAPGQALIWLLLLEANGTSVANVGPILALMTALTTLVVSVAVGIAAVAPDRRAAQLLYSVAVLVLFGGATAMAGGPANAVARLAIDSAGAATGVLVIAYAAIAAAAYLGVRRVVAVEGFAR
- a CDS encoding trimeric intracellular cation channel family protein, with amino-acid sequence MTGGVLAALFGDPFAVMNTVGLVAFALVGASKAVREEFDLFGVAVVGLAMAFAGGVTRDLLVSRVPLALRSPVEILLGLLGVALAVGLSAWLASPDEHPVTVVADAVGLAAFATTGAIVATDAGVSAFGVVAVATINAVGGGALADILLDRSPFILFEDFYASCAVFGGLAYWLVGVLGGPSGVAAAACAAVTVGLRLVAVARGWRLPTAKGLGDGFGR
- a CDS encoding DUF2797 domain-containing protein, translated to MQVVGYETDAASGPPESDGDADSIAAASGPIGGGLYVASGGTVDFVDASPGTELAFGLGERRCAGTVHEGDHVACDAPDAPYCDEHSGVWVCARCTGTCLKDEMDCHESHAMYLAAFAPDVLKVGVTRKWRLGTRLREQGADRAAHVRTFPNGRIAREVEAELAAGDDLVDRVRVPTKLDGFGRAVDEAAWEALLDRFDPIERFAFDYGLDLDERPVAETMAAGTVRGWKGRVLVLDRGGSTYAVDARDLVGYELTDAVPERELQSSLGAFGG